The proteins below are encoded in one region of Candidatus Cloacimonadota bacterium:
- a CDS encoding phosphomannomutase/phosphoglucomutase — MIEPQVFRQYDIRGIVDEELNEESYYLIGKGFGSYLRQQGLKTIALGGDARLTTPKMMQAFVKGALETGCDITDIGIVATPVLYYAIWKLKTDAGAMVTASHNPSQYNGCKLNLGLGSVYAEELQKVLKIIQAGDFASGAGRYAKDDSVNADYIDYITANIHLERPVKVAIDGGNGMGGPYLPEILSRLGCELIEMYCEPDGTFPNHHPDPTVAKNMVDLARAVVEAEYELGIGLDGDADRIGVVDEKGKMLFGDQILNILARDYLKTNQGKTIIADVKCSKNLYDDIRKHGGVPMMYKTGHANIKMKMKEIGVDFAGEMSGHVFLGDRYLGFDDAIYVSCRLIEIVSQTDAPVSTYLADQPKMYNTPELHLKCADERKFEVVARVCEEFKAEGYDVNDIDGARITFSDGWGLVRASNTTPVLVTRFEAESEARMHEIQALIEGKINKYL; from the coding sequence ATGATCGAACCCCAGGTATTCCGCCAATACGACATTCGCGGCATAGTTGACGAAGAACTGAACGAAGAATCATACTACTTGATAGGCAAAGGTTTTGGCAGCTATCTGCGCCAGCAAGGCCTGAAAACGATAGCCCTGGGCGGCGACGCCCGGCTTACCACCCCGAAAATGATGCAGGCCTTTGTGAAAGGGGCTTTGGAGACGGGCTGCGACATCACCGACATCGGCATAGTGGCCACTCCCGTGCTCTACTACGCCATTTGGAAGCTGAAAACCGACGCCGGCGCCATGGTCACCGCCAGCCACAATCCCTCCCAGTACAATGGCTGCAAACTTAATCTGGGACTGGGTTCCGTTTACGCGGAAGAGCTGCAGAAGGTGCTGAAGATCATCCAAGCCGGCGATTTTGCCAGCGGCGCGGGCAGATATGCCAAAGACGACTCGGTGAACGCTGATTACATCGACTACATCACCGCCAACATCCATCTGGAGCGGCCGGTGAAGGTGGCGATCGACGGCGGCAATGGCATGGGCGGGCCCTATCTGCCGGAGATCCTTTCCCGGCTGGGCTGCGAACTCATCGAAATGTATTGCGAGCCAGACGGCACTTTCCCGAACCACCATCCGGACCCCACCGTGGCCAAGAACATGGTGGACCTCGCCCGGGCCGTGGTGGAAGCGGAATACGAACTGGGCATAGGCCTGGACGGTGACGCGGACCGCATCGGCGTGGTGGATGAAAAGGGCAAAATGCTCTTCGGTGACCAGATCCTGAACATCCTGGCCCGCGACTATCTGAAGACAAACCAGGGCAAGACCATCATCGCCGACGTGAAATGCTCCAAAAACCTCTACGACGACATCCGCAAGCATGGAGGCGTGCCCATGATGTATAAAACCGGCCACGCCAACATCAAGATGAAGATGAAGGAAATCGGGGTGGATTTCGCCGGCGAGATGAGTGGCCACGTGTTTCTGGGTGACCGCTATCTGGGCTTCGATGACGCCATCTACGTAAGCTGCCGCCTGATCGAGATTGTTTCCCAAACCGACGCCCCCGTAAGCACTTACCTGGCCGACCAGCCAAAGATGTACAACACCCCGGAACTGCATCTGAAATGCGCCGACGAGCGGAAATTCGAGGTGGTGGCCAGGGTCTGCGAGGAATTCAAGGCCGAGGGATACGACGTGAACGACATCGACGGCGCCCGCATCACCTTCAGCGATGGCTGGGGACTGGTTCGCGCCTCAAACACCACCCCGGTGCTGGTAACCCGCTTCGAGGCGGAATCCGAAGCCCGCATGCACGAGATCCAGGCCTTGATCGAAGGAAAGATCAACAAGTATCTCTGA
- a CDS encoding CDP-alcohol phosphatidyltransferase family protein, producing the protein MNETNAERVIDTLTGPWERKILRKLAAALPEKVVPDHLTALAFLATLLSAAAYLLSAHSRWWLFLASFGFVLNWFGDSLDGTLARVRHIERERYGYFVDHMADALTTVIVCLAFGMSPLMRFDIAMMLAIGYLLMNVFVHVSAYTHGEFRISYMKFGPTEIRLAIILFNTVMVFWDGRVMRYRGDDLTIMDLGGLFFSLVFLIIFVVNTIRTARKLDKLDRAKKPGAGNEE; encoded by the coding sequence ATGAACGAGACAAACGCGGAAAGGGTGATCGACACCCTCACCGGACCCTGGGAAAGAAAGATCTTGCGCAAGCTGGCTGCAGCCCTGCCGGAGAAGGTGGTTCCGGACCATCTCACGGCACTGGCATTTCTGGCCACGCTGCTCAGCGCGGCGGCCTATCTGCTGAGCGCGCACTCGCGCTGGTGGCTGTTTCTGGCCAGTTTCGGCTTCGTGCTGAACTGGTTTGGCGACAGCCTGGACGGCACCCTGGCCCGGGTGAGGCATATCGAGCGAGAGCGCTATGGCTACTTTGTGGACCATATGGCCGACGCCCTGACCACGGTGATAGTCTGCCTGGCTTTTGGCATGTCGCCCCTCATGCGGTTCGACATCGCGATGATGCTGGCCATCGGCTATCTGCTGATGAATGTCTTTGTGCACGTATCCGCCTACACTCACGGGGAGTTCCGCATCTCCTACATGAAGTTCGGACCCACCGAGATCAGGCTGGCCATCATCCTCTTCAACACGGTCATGGTTTTCTGGGACGGCCGGGTGATGCGATACCGGGGCGATGATCTGACCATCATGGATTTGGGCGGCCTGTTCTTCAGCCTTGTGTTTCTGATCATATTCGTGGTGAACACCATCAGAACTGCGCGTAAACTGGACAAACTTGACCGGGCGAAAAAGCCGGGCGCGGGCAACGAGGAATGA
- a CDS encoding GtrA family protein codes for MKTAKFRARLKKINLRKLISFHLIAWLGTLVNLAVLWLTHGVLKMPLLIAGAVAIEVAIIHNFTGHYFITWKDRTKRSPGNYFNLLLRYNIVTASIDFVVNLGILWLLNHFLGVHYMAASVAGQILGPLFKLLANEYLVFPKRKQKQTSVPADKEIREKA; via the coding sequence ATGAAGACAGCAAAGTTCAGGGCGAGGCTGAAGAAGATCAATCTGAGAAAGTTGATCAGCTTTCATCTGATCGCCTGGTTGGGCACGCTGGTGAACCTCGCTGTTCTGTGGCTAACCCACGGCGTCCTGAAGATGCCCCTGCTGATCGCCGGCGCTGTGGCGATCGAAGTGGCCATCATCCACAATTTCACGGGACACTACTTCATCACCTGGAAAGACCGCACCAAGCGCTCTCCCGGCAATTATTTCAACTTGCTGCTGCGCTACAACATCGTGACCGCGTCCATAGATTTTGTGGTAAACCTGGGCATCTTGTGGCTGCTGAACCACTTTCTGGGCGTCCACTACATGGCCGCGAGCGTGGCGGGACAGATCCTGGGACCGCTCTTCAAGCTGCTGGCAAACGAATATCTGGTATTCCCCAAACGAAAGCAAAAACAGACCTCCGTGCCTGCTGACAAGGAGATCAGGGAGAAAGCATGA
- a CDS encoding DUF1232 domain-containing protein encodes MNDEIFAGQDVSDAEREELDERIVDLDDDKLKFYEKLRKKARDWTNEKTGKAGNKLAEYLFLLPDFFILVSRVALDKRVPTKRKLMLGGIVAYVMLPLDIIPDFIPILGSVDDLVLVVMGLNMLLNEVDQKVLEDNWSGEGDVLHLMQKITATAEKFLDQKVLARIKKWLKIK; translated from the coding sequence ATGAACGACGAAATTTTTGCAGGACAGGATGTTTCCGACGCCGAGCGGGAAGAGCTGGACGAACGCATCGTGGACCTGGATGATGACAAGCTGAAGTTTTACGAGAAGCTGCGCAAAAAAGCCAGGGACTGGACGAACGAGAAGACGGGCAAAGCCGGCAACAAGCTGGCCGAATACCTTTTTCTGCTGCCGGATTTCTTCATTCTGGTGAGCCGCGTCGCGCTCGACAAACGGGTGCCCACCAAGCGCAAACTGATGCTGGGGGGGATCGTGGCCTACGTGATGCTGCCCCTGGACATCATTCCGGATTTCATTCCCATCCTGGGTTCGGTGGACGACCTGGTGCTGGTGGTGATGGGGCTGAACATGCTGCTCAACGAAGTTGACCAGAAAGTGCTGGAAGACAACTGGAGCGGCGAGGGCGACGTTTTGCACCTGATGCAGAAGATCACCGCCACGGCCGAGAAATTTTTGGACCAAAAAGTGCTGGCCCGCATCAAGAAGTGGCTCAAGATCAAGTAG